In the Clavelina lepadiformis chromosome 8, kaClaLepa1.1, whole genome shotgun sequence genome, one interval contains:
- the LOC143468960 gene encoding uncharacterized protein LOC143468960 yields the protein MLMGRSLQRFSNVLKSMTQRRGISEFAKQMGYKPKLSDVPVARIQHWKNIGCFVGAGILFYDIITDRKEHYEMLMENYDKSKKYFKQRLTLSITDKPDMDFLLDQVFPPNVGEEDHPVIVTTD from the exons ATGCTTATGGGAAGAAGCTTGCAACGTTTTTCAA atgTTTTAAAATCTATGACACAGCGTAGAGGGATCAGTGAGTTTGCGAAACAAATGGGGTATAAGCCGAAACTTTCTGATGTACCTGTTGCCAGAATTCAGCACTGGAAGAACATCGGTTGTTTTGTTGGAGCTGGTATACTTTTTTACGAT ATTATCACAGACCGGAAAGAACATTACGAGATGCTTATGGAAAACTATGATAAATCGAAGAAGTATTTCAAGCAGAGATTGACTTTGAGCATTACAGACAAACCAGACATGGACTTTTTGTTGGATCAAGTGTTTCCTCCGAACGTAGGAGAAGAAGATCATCCTGTCATTGTTACAACAGActga